The Candidatus Methylacidiphilales bacterium genome includes the window CGGAGGCAGTTCGATGACCCTCGGGCCCTCGGCCGCTTTGACGGCGCTCTCCGGGGTAGCCGCCGCCGGCGGGGGAGGCACACCGACTTCCAGCACCAGCGTGTGGGCGCGGAATTTTTCCACCATCAGGTCAAGGGCATAGCGGGTGCCGACGGGCGTCCGGGCCCCAGTGACAAGCGATAGATCGAGGAATCCGTCCCGGCAGACAAAGGGCAGCTTGCCTTGGTTCTGGCGGTAGCGGGGTTCTTCGGTCTCCCGGCGGATGCGCACATCGGTCACGCGATCGAGGTTTTTGCCCGCCAGACGAACGGTGCGGGTGCGTGATTCAGGTGCCAACACCAGCGGGCTGGGGTAGGTGCCGGTGACGAGTGGAACGGTGGCCCGGTCAACCACCAGGGTGCCTGAGGTGGATCGACGGGCCGCTTCGCGCAAATCCTGTTCGCCTCCCGACATTTGGGCCCGGCGGTCTCCCACCGGTACGACTTCAACCGTGCCGGGCACAGGCAGGCTCCAACCTTCACCCAACGCCACAAGACGATACACCGCGGGAGGCGCATCCGGCCGCACCAACAAACGCAACTCACGGCTACCGTCCGGCAATTCCAGCGGACGGGCCAAAATGTAATCGCTGGTCTTCCCTCCGACGACCGCCCTGACCTCGCGCATGGTCTGGAGGCTGCTGCCGCGCAGGATGGCCCGACCGTTCACCGAACCCGCCTCCACCACCAGCGCTTTGGGAGAAAGGGCCGTGATGACCGGTTGGCCCTGCAAGGAAGTGGTGAAAACCACCAAGGCGGCTGTGATGAGGCCAGGATAGCGTGTCAGGCGCATGGTCTGATCTTAGGCCGTTAATCTCATACCGTAAAGTGGAGTGAGATATGATGAGCGCTGTGCCAAAGTTTCTGGCTGAGCGACTGGATCAGCGGGAGGGCGATCCGGTTGAGGTGGGCCGCCGAGCCGGTTTGAGGTCTTTCATCCCAGAGCGGCTCAGCGGGAGCTTCGCCCTCCCGTAAGGCACTTGGTCACCGATCCAAACATGATTCGGTATGACAAGTCTTATGGGAATATGACCAAGCCAAGAGGGTGAATCATCCAGCTTGGCCAGCCTCCAGGCACTTCAGGGCAGCAGCATGCACCGCCCGGGACCCGGCCAGCGCACTGCCCTCCGCCAACGCATCACCACCGCTCCAAGCAGTTAGAATCCCACCGGCGCCATGAATGATCGGGATGAGGGGCAACAAATCCCAAGGATTCAGCACCGGGTCCATCATCAGATCCGCCCGCCCGGAGGCGACCATCAGATACCCGTAGCAATCGCCCCAAGTCCGCACCAGACGGGCCTTTGATCGTATCCGGTCGAATCCCGAGGCGTTGGGAAATTGCTCGGGGGAGCCCGGGCAAGTGGACAGGACGAGGGCTTGGTCCAGTCCGGAACATTCCCGGACCCGAACCGACCGGCCATTGAGCGTGGTCTGCTCAGCATTCCCCAGGCACATCTCCCGCAGGACCGGCTGGTGGATACACCCGGCCACCGGCTTTCCACCATGAAGCAAACCGATCAGCACCCCGAACAATGGAATCCCGGCCACGAAGGACTTGGTGCCATCGATGGGATCCAACACCCAGACAAATTCCGCATCCTCGGCCTCATTTCCAAACTCCTCGCCGATGATGCCATGTGAGGGATGGTGCTTGGCGATCAAGTCGCGCATCACTTCTTCTGCCCGCCGGTCGGCCTGGGTTACTGGCGTGGCATCGGACTTGGCATCCACCACCAGACCGGGCTGTTGAAAATAAGGCAGGATGACCTCGCCTGCGGCCAGGGCCAGGGTCTCCAGAAAATCCAGCGCTGCCTCGGGCTTCATGAATGAGTCATACCCCCGGTCAGCCTCCGAGGCAATGCAGGCCTGCCGGACCCAACTACTTGGCCTTGCCCTGGGCGGCCACTGCAGCAGCGGCCTTGGCGATTTCCTCCGGATCACCGACGTAGTAATGACGGATCGGCTTGAGGTTCGCATCCAATTCGTAAACCAGCGGGATGCCGGTCGGGATATTGAGTTCGAGGATGTCCTTGTCGGAAACACCATCGAGGTATTTGACCAGGGCGCGGAGGCTGTTGCCATGGGCGGCGATGACCACACGCTTGCCACTCTTGATGGCGGGGGCCAGGGTCTGTTCCCAGAGGGGGAGCACACGGGCCACTGTATCCTTGAGGCACTCGGTGAGGGGCAAATCCGACGGGGCAAGATTCTTGTAGCGGGGATCATGGCCCGGCCAGCGTTCATCGGCTTTCTCCAGCGGAGGTGGGGCGATATCATAGGCCCGGCGCCAGATCTTGACCTGTTCCTCCCCATGTTTGGCCGCCGTCTCGGACTTGTCCATGCCCTGGAGGGCGCCGTAATGACGCTCATTCAGCCGCCATTCCTTGTGCACCGGAATCCAAAGCAGGTCCATGCCTTCCAGAACCAAATTGAGCGTCTTGATCGCACGCTTGAGAACAGAGACGTAGGCGACGTCGAAGACATATCCGTCTTTCTTCAATTGATGCCCGGCTTTCAGTCCTTCGGAAACCCCCTTTTCCGACAAGTCGACATCGGTCCAACCGGTGAAGCGGTTTTCCTTGTTCCAAGTGCTTTCTCCGTGGCGGATGAGGACGAGTTTGTACATGCGCCCGACAATATCACTTGGGCGCCGATGACAAATCTTTTTTGCCGGATCAAGCAACCAGGAAAAACCGGGCCACCACCAATCCCAACACCAGCCCAACAACCAAGCCGAGGGCCAGGAGCAAAACCCAAAACCAAAATGGCACCCGGTTCACCAGATCCTGCATGGCAAAGGCCCCCGGCTGACGCACCCGTCCGCCCTCACCAGAACGCGGCACCACCGGGGCGGGAGGCTCCGGCATTGGAACGGCAGCAGACGGAGTCACCACCTTGGGAAACATGGCCCCACCGGGGAACGAAGCAGAGCGAACCGTGACCAACCTTCCAGAGTCGGTCGTTTCAGTCCGGGTGACGGAAGCCTTCGGTGGCGGTGTCTTGGAGTCGCGCGAAGGGATGCGGTCGGTGCGCCGCTGGAGATTATCCCAGCTGATCTGGGGCTGGGGCACGGTCTCTTCTTCAGCCGAGGGATGCGCCAGCTCCGGGTCCACCCGGAATGTGCGATTGCCAAAACGGATCTCCGAACCTACGCCTATGGGCACCGCCTGGGACACCTTGTCCGCTCCGATGTAGGTGCCGTTGCTCGATCCCACATCGATCAAATACATCCCGGCATCACTGTTGTGGATCTGGGCGTGGCGACGGCTGATCGACTCGTCATCCAGCTTGATGTTGGCATCC containing:
- the hisN gene encoding histidinol-phosphatase gives rise to the protein MKPEAALDFLETLALAAGEVILPYFQQPGLVVDAKSDATPVTQADRRAEEVMRDLIAKHHPSHGIIGEEFGNEAEDAEFVWVLDPIDGTKSFVAGIPLFGVLIGLLHGGKPVAGCIHQPVLREMCLGNAEQTTLNGRSVRVRECSGLDQALVLSTCPGSPEQFPNASGFDRIRSKARLVRTWGDCYGYLMVASGRADLMMDPVLNPWDLLPLIPIIHGAGGILTAWSGGDALAEGSALAGSRAVHAAALKCLEAGQAG
- the gpmA gene encoding 2,3-diphosphoglycerate-dependent phosphoglycerate mutase, which codes for MYKLVLIRHGESTWNKENRFTGWTDVDLSEKGVSEGLKAGHQLKKDGYVFDVAYVSVLKRAIKTLNLVLEGMDLLWIPVHKEWRLNERHYGALQGMDKSETAAKHGEEQVKIWRRAYDIAPPPLEKADERWPGHDPRYKNLAPSDLPLTECLKDTVARVLPLWEQTLAPAIKSGKRVVIAAHGNSLRALVKYLDGVSDKDILELNIPTGIPLVYELDANLKPIRHYYVGDPEEIAKAAAAVAAQGKAK
- a CDS encoding FHA domain-containing protein, with the protein product MPVVYKLRDLKTGTPYLVLPGVVTIGRHEDANIKLDDESISRRHAQIHNSDAGMYLIDVGSSNGTYIGADKVSQAVPIGVGSEIRFGNRTFRVDPELAHPSAEEETVPQPQISWDNLQRRTDRIPSRDSKTPPPKASVTRTETTDSGRLVTVRSASFPGGAMFPKVVTPSAAVPMPEPPAPVVPRSGEGGRVRQPGAFAMQDLVNRVPFWFWVLLLALGLVVGLVLGLVVARFFLVA